Part of the Paludisphaera borealis genome, CAACATCGTGACCTACGCCATGACGCACTGACTGAACGTCGCGCGGGCGGATTCGGGGAAGGAAAGGGGCGATCGTGGCGGAAGTCGTCGACGACTACGAGAACGAGCGGCGGATCGTCGAGAAGGTCCATGAGAGCCGGGGCCGGATCGAGCGCGAGCTGGCCAAGGTGATCGTCGGCCAGAAGGAGGCGACGCACCAGCTCCTGACCAGCCTCTTCGCCGGCGGCCACTGCCTGATCACCGGCGCGCCCGGCCTGGCGAAGACGCTGTTGGTCCGCACCATCGCGCAGGTCTTCCACCTCGACTTCCGGCGCATCCAGTTCACCCCCGACCTGATGCCGGCCGACATCACCGGAACCGAGATCCTCGAAGAAACCGGCGACGGCCGCCGCCGCATGCAGTTCGTCAAGGGGCCGATCTTCGCCAACGTGATCCTCGCCGACGAGATCAACCGCACCCCTCCCAAAACCCAGGCCGCGCTGCTCGAAGCCATGCAAGAGCACCAGGTGACGGCCGCCGGAACCCGCTACCCCCTGGAAGAGCCGTTCTTCGTCCTGGCGACCCAGAACCCCATCGAGATGGAAGGAACGTACCCGCTCCCCGAAGCCCAGCTCGACCGGTTTCTGTTCAACGTCGTGGTCGACTACCTGGCCGAGAACGACGAGGTGGCCGTCGTCCAGCAAACGACGTCGCGACAGACCGAGAAGGTCGAGCCGCTGTTCTCGGGCCGCGACGTCCTGGAATTCCACGAGGTCGTCCGCAAGGTGCCGATCGCCGAGGACCTCGTCCGCTACGCCGTGCGACTCGCCGCCGCCAGCCGGCCCGGCCCCGATGCGCCGAGCTTCGTGACCGACTGGGTGAGCTGGGGCGCGGGCCTCCGCGCCGCGCAGTCGCTGGTGTTGGGAGCGAAGGCGCGGGCCCTGCTCGCGGGCCGGTTCCACGCGTCGGTCGAGGACGTTCGCGCGCTGGCGCATCCCACGATGCGGCACCGCGTCCTCCTCGGATACCGTGCCGAGGCCGACGGCGTGACCGTCGATTCGGTGATCGACCGCCTGCTCGAACACGTCAAGGAGCCGATCACCTGATGCCCCCACTCGGTCGATCGCGACACCCGGCGTCCCCGACCCGCGACCACGCGTCGCGGCCCGGCTCGCTCATCGACCCGCAGACCTTGTTCCGCATCAAGAGCCTGCAACTGCGCGCCCGAGCGGCCGTCGAGGGGTTCATCAAGGGGATCCACCGCAGCCCCTATCACGGCTTCTCGGTCGAGTTCAGCGAGTACCGTCAGTACACCCCCGGCGACGACCCGCGCTATCTCGACTGGCGACTCTTCGCGCGCTCCGACCGCTACTACGTGAAGCGGTTCGAGGACGAGACGAACCTCCGCTGCCACCTCGTGGTGGACGCCAGCCGGTCGATGAGCTACAGGTCCGGCGCGTACAGCAAGAGTGAGTACGCGCGGACGGCGGCGGCCACGATCGCCTATTTCCTCACGCTCCAGCGCGACGCCGTCGGCCTGGTCGCGTTCGAGGACCGGATCACCGACTACCTCCCTCCTCGCCACCGTCCCGGCCACCTCCGCCGCCTTATGGGGATGCTTGACCGCGAGCCCCAGGGCCGGGCGACCGACCTCGCCGGGCCGCTCGATCAGATCGCGGCGACCGTGAACAAACGCGGGCTCGTCATCCTGATCTCCGACCTCCTCGCCCCCGCCGACGCGCTCCGCACGCCGCTCGCCCGGCTCCACTCGCGAGGTCACGAGGTCATCGTCCTGCGGGTCCTCGACCCAGCCGAGGTCGGCTTCACGTTCGATACGCCGGCCATGTTCCAGGACGTCGAGACCGGGCGGGAACTCTACATCGATCCGGCCGCCGCACGCGCCGGCTACCTCGAACGGTTCGCGGCCCACGCCGCCGAGATCGAGCGGATCTGCACGGATCTGGGCTTCGTCTTCCAGCCGATCACCACCGACTCGCCGCTGGAGCTGGTGCTGTTCGACGTGCTCAAGGCCCGCATGCGACGCGCCGGGGGGCTCGCCCGCCGGGCCGGGCCGGGCCGGGGGGCCGCCCGATGAGCTTTTTGACCCCGCTCTATATCCTGGGCGCCCTGGCGATCGCGGCCCCGCTGATCTTCCACCTGATCCGCCGCACGACCAAGGGGGAGACGCCGTTCAGCTCGCTGATCTTCCTCGCCCCCTCGCCCCCCCGCCTGACGCGCCGGAGCCGCCTGGAGAACTGGCCGCTGCTGCTCTTGAGAGCCTCCGCGCTGGCCCTGCTGGCTGCGGCGTTCGCCCGGCCGTTCCTCCGCGAATCGGCCGCCCTGAACCTCGGCGAGGTGGAACGAACCCGGATCGCCCTGCTGATCGACACCAGCGCCAGCATGCGCCGGGGCGAGCTGTGGACGAAGGCCAAGGCGAAGGCGCTCGAAGCCATCGCGTCGTGCCGGCCCGACGATCAACTGGCGGTCTTCGCGTTCGACGCCGCCACGCACCCGTTGCTCGGCTTCGACGAGTCGGCGACTCTCGATCCGTCGCGGCGCCGCGCCGTGGCGACCGCCCATGTGGAAGCGCTGTCGCCGACCTGGAACGCGACCCACCTGGGCCAGGCGCTCATCGACGCCGTCGGCGCGCTCGAGAACGTCGGCGACAAGGCCCGCGAGTCTTCGAAGACCCCGCGCCGGATCGTCCTCGTCACCGACCTTCAGCAAGGGAGCCGCCTCGACGTCCTGGGCGACTTCGAGTGGCCCGCCGACGTCGAGCTTGACGTGAAATCGATCGCCGACGACGGCTCCAACGCCGGCCTCGAAGGGCTCGCGACGGCCGACGCGGACGCAGCGCCGGGCGACGACAAGGCCGACGCGCTCCGGGTCCGGGTCTCCAACGATCCGGCGTCGAAGCGCGAGTCGTTCACCTTGAACTGGGACGAGGCCGCCAAGGCCGCGCCGATCCCCGTCTACGTCCCCCCGGCGAAAGCCGGGTCGTCCGCGCGCCGCGACCTCCGGGCGGTTCGCGCGGGCGGTCGCTGCGGCTCGAAGGGGACACGCGCGACTTCGATAACACGCTCTATCTCGTGACGGCCCCCGACGAGACGGCCACGGTCCTCTTCGTCGGCGCCGACGCCCCCGACGATCCCAACGGCCTGCTTTATTACCTGGTCCGGGCGTTCGAGGCCTCGCCCCGCCGCACCGTGAAGGTCGAACCGCGCTCTCCGAACGACCCGCTCGTGATCGACGCCGACCGACCGGCGGCCCTGGTCGTCGTGTCAGCCGAAACCTCGCCCGCGAACGCCGCCGTTCTCTCGAAGTTCGCGAACGAGGGTGGGACCGTGCTGTTCGTCGCCGCGTCCCGGATGTCGGCGACCCTCGCACGCCTCAACGGTGCTCAGGTCAGGGTGATCGAGGGCGTCGCCGCATCGCCGGTGATCGATGTCCAGGACGCGGCGGTCCGGGGCGACGTGATGCTGGGCGAGATCGCCTTCGACCACCCGCTTTTCGCGCCGTTCGCCGGTCCCCAGTTCAACGACTTCACAAAGATCCGGTTCTGGAAGTATCGCAAGCTGCCGCTTAACGCGCTCGGAACCGCCCGGGTCATCGCGCGGTTCGAGAACCGCGACCCGGCGGTGATCGAGAAGACTCTCGGCAAGGGCCGGCTGATCGTGTTGACCAGCGGTTGGACTCCGGCCGACGGCCAGCTCGCGCGGTCGTCGAAATTCGTGCCCCTCATGTCGGCCTTGCTCGATGGGTCGAACGCGAAGCCGGAGGGCGCGACGAACGGCCTCGTGAACGAACCGTTGACGCTGCCCGAAGGGGCGACCGCCGTGCACAAGCCGGACGGGACGGTCGTCAAGCTTGCGCCGGGCACGACGGTTTTCGGCGAGACGGATGCGCCGGGGATTTATACGATCGACGTGAAGAAGGGGCCGCGTCCGGTCGCGGTGAACCTCGATCCGATGGAGAGCAAGACGGCGCCGCTGAACGTCGAGACGCTGGAGCAGTTCGGCTGTCGTTTGGTTCGGGCTTCGCGGGCCGCGGCCGATCGCGAGGCGGTCCGCCAGATGCAGAACGCCGAGCTGGAGGGCCGCCAGAAGCTCTGGCGGCCGGTGATCCTGCTGGCGATGGCGGTTCTGACCGTCGAAACCTGGTTGGCGGGGTGGCTCGGCCGCTCTCGCCCTGTTCAGGAAGGGGCGCCGGCGTCATGAACGTCGAACTGAAAACGGCCCTGACGCGAGTCGCGAGCCGAATCCGCCGCGCGCGGCTTTGGAGCGGCCTGGCCGCCTGCTGGCTGGTCTGGGCGATCCTCGCGGCGACGCTGGCCGCGCTCGGGCCTCATCCCCTCGGCCTCGCGGTGGAACTCGCCGCGCTGGCGATTCTATCGGGCCTCGTCTGCGTCGTCTTCGCGATCCGGTCGGCGCGCGACCCGCTCGACGTCGCGCGGCGGATCGAGTCGACCCACCCCGACCTGAAAGCCGGCCTGCTGACCGCCGTCGAGGGCGAACTCTGCAGGTCTCCCGCCGAACGTCGGGGTTTCCTTCAGCAAACGGTGATCGACAAGGCCATCGACCACGGCCGCACCCACGACTGGGGAAACGCCGTGGTCCCCAGAAAGCGCCTCGCCGGCGCGCGGGTGGCCCACGCGACGGCCTTGTGCGCGTTGATCGCCGCCTTCACGGCACTCGTCGTCCGGTCCCGCTCGGAAACGAGTCCCGACGCCCCGGCCGTCGCCCGGATCGCTCTCGCCGAGGTCCAGGTTCTGCCCGGCGACGCCGAGATCGAGCGCGGGACTTCGCTGCTGGTCGTCGCCCGGTTCAACGGCGCCGTCCCCCCCGAGGCGAAGCTGGTTGTCGACGACGCCCCCGCGCAGTCGGCCCCCCGCGCGATGACCCGGAGTCTCGACGATCCGACGTTCGCCGGCCGCGTCGAGTCGGTCGACGCCGATCTCTCGTACCACGTCGAGTTCGGCGCCGAGCGCACCTCGTCGTACCGCGTCCGCGTGTTCGAGAATCCCGAGCTGACGCGGACCGACGCGAAGCTCGTCTATCCGGGCTACACGTCGCTCGAACCGAAGCTCGCCGAGGACGTCCGCCACGTGACGGCCGTCGAGGGGACCGAGCTGACCTTGCTGTTCCGGCTCAACAAGGAAGTCGCCTCGGCGTCGCTCGTCGACGAGCAAGGCGTCGAGACCGCGCTCGCGACGACCGACGAGGCCGCCCCCGCCTACCGCGCGTCGTTCCGGCTCGCCGACACCCATCGTTACAAGGTCCAGCTCGTCGACCGCGAAGGGCGGCGGAACAAGCTCTCGGCCGAGATCGCCGTCAACGTCACGAGGAACCGGCCGCCGGCGATCGTCATGAACCTGCCCGGCCACGACGTCCGCGTGTCGCCCGTCGAGGAACTTCGCCTCAAGGCCCAGGTCGACGACGATTTCGGCGTGATCCGCCAGGGCGTGAACTTCAGCCTCGCCGGCCAGGAGCCCCAGGACGTCGTGATCGCGAACGCCGACCCCAAGCAGGCCAAAAAGACTTCGCTTGAGCACATGATCGCCTTTGAGTCGCTGAAAGCCGTCCCCGACCAGCTTGTGACCTACTTCGTCTGGGCCGAGGACGTGGGGCCCGACGGCGCGACCCGGCGCACCGACGGGGACATGTACTTCGCCGAGGTCCGCCACTTCGAGGAGATCTTCCGCCAGGGCGAGCAGCCGTCGAGCGCCTCGCAGGAGCAGCAAGGGGGCGGCAACGCGCAGCAGGCCGATCAGCTCGCCGAATTGCAGAAGCAAATCGTCAACGGCACCTGGAAGGTCGTCCGCCGCGAGACCGGCGCGAGGCCGACCGACAAGCTCGTCGACGACGCCAAGACCCTGGAGGACTCGCAAAAATCGGCCGTCGAGCAGGCGACGGCCCTCGGCGAGAAGTTGCAGGACGCGGACTCGAAGGCGAGCCTGGCGAAGGCCGTCGGCTCGATGAACGAGGCCGCCCGGCTGCTGGGCGAGGCCGCCGCCGCCAACGCGCCGACCACGCTCAAGCCGGCCCTCGCCGCCGAGCAGGCGGCCTACCAGGCGCTCCTCAAGCTCCGCGCCCGCGAGTTCGAGGTCGTCCGCAACAACGCGCGACAGCAGCAGCGCGGCGGTCAGGCCGGCGGGTCCCCCTCGCAGCGACAGCTCAACCAGCTCGAATTGACCAACGACGAGAATCGATTCGAGGAGCAGAGCCGCGCCAAGGAAGAACAGCTCTCGCAGAAGGAACAAGAACAGCGCGAGACCCGGCAGGTCGTCAGCCGGCTCCGCGAGCTGGCCCAGCGCCAGGCCGACCTCAACGATCGGCTCAAGGAGCTGCAATCGGCCCTCGAAGCCGCCAAGGACGAGCCCGCGAAGAAGGAGATCGAGCGGCAGCTCAAGCGGCTCCGCGAGCAACAGCAACAGATCCTCCGCGACTCCGACGAGCTGCAAGAGCGCATGGAGAACGAGCAGAATCGGGAGCGCATGGCCGATTCCCGCCAGCAGGTCGAACAGGGCCGCGAACACGTCCGCCAGGCCTCCGAGGCGCTCGAGGAAGGTCGGCTCTCGCAGGCCCTCACCGAAGGCTCGCGCGCCGGCCGGAAGCTCGACGAGGTCCGCGAAGACCTCCGCAAGCAGTCGTCGAACCAGTTCTCCGAGGAACTGACCGGGATGCGGCAGCAGGCGAAGCTGCTCGACGAAGCCCAGGACCGCGCCACCGAACAGCTCGACGCCTGGAAGAACCGCGCCGAACGAACGCTCCGCGATCCGGACGACCGCAAGGCGATCACGGAAGGTCTTGAACGCCAGCGGCAAGACCTCGACAAGCTCGTCGACCAGATGAAGCGGACCGTGCAGGAGGCGGAAGAGACCGAGCCGCTGCTGGCCAAGAACCTGTTCGACGCCGCCCGCAAGGCCGACGAACAGGCGATCCCCGACGCGATCAAGGAGACCGAGCGGCTCGCCGAGTTCGGCATCCCCGAGGAAGCCGTCAAATCGTCCCAGCGCGCCGGCCAGGGCATCGACCAGTTGCGCGAGGGTGTCGACCACGCCGCCCGCAGCGTCCTCGGCGACGAAACCGCCGCCCTCCGACGCGCCCAGGGCGAAGTGCAAGACCTCGCCAATCAGCTCAACCGCGAGATCGCCCAGGCCACAGGCGACGATCGCAACCCCGCGAACCGCCCACAGGGCGAACAAGAACAACAGGGACAACAAGGACAGCAGCAGGGCGAGCAAGGCGAACAAGAACAACAGGGTCAGCAAGGCCAGCAGGGACAACAAGGACAACAAGGACAAGGTCAGCAGGGGCAGCAAGGAGAACAGGGGCAAGGTCAGCAGCAGGGACAGCAAGGACAACAGGGCCAACAAGGCCAGCGGGGACGGCAAGGCGGAGGGCAGGGCGGGGGGCCGTCGGACGGCGATCGGCTCCTTGACGGTCTGGCGAGGGGTCCAGGGGGGCCGGGAGGGCCGATCCAGGGCGAGGGTTTCCGGCAGTGGTCGGACCGGATGCGCGAGGTGGAGGAGTTGCTTGACGACCCCGGCTTGCGGGCCGAGGCCGCCCGGATTCGCGACCGCGTGCGGGGGGCGCGCGAGGAATTCAAACGGCACGCGAAGGAGCCTGACTGGACGCAGTTGAAGAGTATGGTGGCCGATCCGATCCGCGAGCTGCACACCCGGATCGCCGAGGAAGTGCGCCGGCGTGAATCGCCCGATTCCCTGGTCCCGATCGACCGCGACCCCGTGCCGCCGCGATACGCCGAAGGGGTGCGGCGGTACTACGAACGACTCGGGAGCGGACGATGACGGAACGGACGCTGATCCTGGGAGCCCCCGAGTGGTGGACCGCGGCGGCCTCGTTGACAGCCCTCGCGTTCGGACTGATCGCCTGGAGCTACGCCCGAGGCCGCGCCAAGCCCGCCGTGCGGATCGCGTGCGCCGCGCTCAAGGCGCTGGCCGTCTCGGCTCTCGCGCTCATCCTGCTCGAACCGCTCCTGTCCGGCTCGAGGCCGCGTCGCGGAGCGAACGCCTTCGCGGTGGTCGCCGACGACAGCCAGAGCCTTCAGATCCGCGACGGCGGCGAGTCTCAGACCCGGGGCGACTGGGTCCGTGGCCGACTCGGCCCGGACGCCGCGTGGAAGACGCGGCTGGGGCAGGATTTCGACGTCCGCAACTACGTCTTCGATTCCCACCTCCGCGCCGTCGACGGCTTCGACGCTCTGGCCTTCGACGGCTCGGGCTCGTCGCTGGGGACCTCGCTCTCAGCGCTGACGAAGCGGTTTCGCGGCCTGCCGCTGGCGGGAGTCTTGCTGTTCACCGACGGCTGCCGCACCGACGTGGGCGACCTCGACTGGTCGTCGTTGCCGCCGATCTATCCCGTCGTCCCCCCGTCGCCCGGGGTCGCCCGCGACATCGGCGTCCGCGAGGTCTCGGTCAGCCAGACCAACTTCGAATCCGCGCCGGTCGTCCTCCGGGCCGAGGTCGCGGCCGTCGGTTTCGCGGGCCAGTCGATCGTCGCGACCGTCGTCGACGAGACCGGCGCGGAAATCCAGCGTCAGGAAGCGAAGTCCGAGAGCGACGCCAAGCCGCTGAGCTTCCGCTTTCAGTTCCGCCCCGTGCGCAAAGGCGTCAGCTTCTACACCGTCCGCGCGTTCCCGGCGTCAGAGGAAGCGAAGGTCAAGGACGGCGCGAAGCCGACGGCGGCGGTCGAATCGAGCGAACAGACGCTCGCCAACAACGGCCGGCTGGTCGTCGTCGATCAAGGGAGCGCCGCCTTTCGCGTGTTGTATGTGGGCGGAAGGCCGAACTGGGAGTTCAAGTTCCTCCGCCGGGCGCTTCACGACGACGAGCAGATCGACCTCGTCGGCCTGCTGCGGATCGCCCGCCGGCAGCCGAAATTCGACTTCCAGAGCGCGCGGAGCAAGCGGGACGCCAACCCGTTTTTCGACGGCTTCGACAACCCCGACGCCGAGACCGCCGAGGCCGCCGATCAGGCGGTGTTGGTGCGGCTCGGCACGCAAGACGAGGTCGAGCTGCGCGACGGCTTCCCGAAGACCGCCGACGAGCTTTACCGCTATCACGCGATCATCCTCGACGACCTCGAAGCCGGCTTCTTCACGCCCGACCAGCTCGCGCTGTTGAGGAACTTCGTGAGCTTCCGGGGCGGTGGGCTGCTGATGCTCGGCGGCCCCGACTCGTTCGCCGACGGCAAGTACGATCGCACGCCGGTCGGCGACCTCATGCCGGTCTACCTCACCGGCCGGGCCGAGGCCGAGGCGTCCGACGTCGGAGCGCATCGCCTGGCGCTCACCCGCGAAGGCTGGCTCCAGCCCTGGGTGCGGACCCGCAAGACCGAGGAAGAAGAGCGCAAACGCCTGGAAGGAATGCCGGCCTTCGAGACCCTCAGCCGCGTCGGCCGGATCAAGCCGGGCGCCGTCACGCTCGCCGAGGCCCGCGGCGCCGACGGCGAGCTCGCTCCCGCGCTCGTGGCGCAGACGTTCGGCAAGGGGCACGTCGCGGCCCTCCTGATCGGCGACCTCTGGCGGTGGGGGATGCGAAAAAAGGACTCCGAAGAGAGCGACCTCGAACGCTCGTGGCGACAGACCGCCCGCTGGCTGGTGAGCGACGTCCCCAGCCGGGTGGAAGTCTCGGCGCGTCCCAAGCCCGAGTCGTCGGCGCCGGCCGTCGAGCTTTCGGTCCGGGTGCGCGACCCCGAGTACCGGCCGCTGGACGACGCCAAGGTCGCGGTCAAGATCACCCTGCCCGGCGGCGACGCGCTGACGCTCGACGCCGCGGCCGACGGCCGCGAGCCGGGCCTGTATGCGACGACCTACGTTCCCAAACAACCGGGCGCGTACCGGGCCGTGGCGACCGCTACAGCCGTCGACGGTTCGACCGTCGGCGAGCGCGAGGCCGGTTGGGCCGCCCAGCCCGCCGCCGACGAATTCGCGCGGCTCGCGCCCGATCGCGCGTTCCTCCTAACGCTCGCCGCCAAGACCGGGGGCGAGGTCATCGAGGGTGCAAGTCTTGATTCGTTCGTCGCAGGCCTCCCCACGCGCGGGGCGCCGATCACCGAGCGGTGGACGTCGCCCTTGTGGGATCACCCGCTGTACTTCCTCTTCGCCGTCGTCTGCCTAACTGCCGAATGGGGCCTGCGCCGCGTCAACGGCCTC contains:
- a CDS encoding AAA family ATPase, whose amino-acid sequence is MAEVVDDYENERRIVEKVHESRGRIERELAKVIVGQKEATHQLLTSLFAGGHCLITGAPGLAKTLLVRTIAQVFHLDFRRIQFTPDLMPADITGTEILEETGDGRRRMQFVKGPIFANVILADEINRTPPKTQAALLEAMQEHQVTAAGTRYPLEEPFFVLATQNPIEMEGTYPLPEAQLDRFLFNVVVDYLAENDEVAVVQQTTSRQTEKVEPLFSGRDVLEFHEVVRKVPIAEDLVRYAVRLAAASRPGPDAPSFVTDWVSWGAGLRAAQSLVLGAKARALLAGRFHASVEDVRALAHPTMRHRVLLGYRAEADGVTVDSVIDRLLEHVKEPIT
- a CDS encoding DUF58 domain-containing protein; the protein is MPPLGRSRHPASPTRDHASRPGSLIDPQTLFRIKSLQLRARAAVEGFIKGIHRSPYHGFSVEFSEYRQYTPGDDPRYLDWRLFARSDRYYVKRFEDETNLRCHLVVDASRSMSYRSGAYSKSEYARTAAATIAYFLTLQRDAVGLVAFEDRITDYLPPRHRPGHLRRLMGMLDREPQGRATDLAGPLDQIAATVNKRGLVILISDLLAPADALRTPLARLHSRGHEVIVLRVLDPAEVGFTFDTPAMFQDVETGRELYIDPAAARAGYLERFAAHAAEIERICTDLGFVFQPITTDSPLELVLFDVLKARMRRAGGLARRAGPGRGAAR
- a CDS encoding BatA domain-containing protein, whose translation is MSFLTPLYILGALAIAAPLIFHLIRRTTKGETPFSSLIFLAPSPPRLTRRSRLENWPLLLLRASALALLAAAFARPFLRESAALNLGEVERTRIALLIDTSASMRRGELWTKAKAKALEAIASCRPDDQLAVFAFDAATHPLLGFDESATLDPSRRRAVATAHVEALSPTWNATHLGQALIDAVGALENVGDKARESSKTPRRIVLVTDLQQGSRLDVLGDFEWPADVELDVKSIADDGSNAGLEGLATADADAAPGDDKADALRVRVSNDPASKRESFTLNWDEAAKAAPIPVYVPPAKAGSSARRDLRAVRAGGRCGSKGTRATSITRSIS
- a CDS encoding DUF4175 family protein is translated as MNVELKTALTRVASRIRRARLWSGLAACWLVWAILAATLAALGPHPLGLAVELAALAILSGLVCVVFAIRSARDPLDVARRIESTHPDLKAGLLTAVEGELCRSPAERRGFLQQTVIDKAIDHGRTHDWGNAVVPRKRLAGARVAHATALCALIAAFTALVVRSRSETSPDAPAVARIALAEVQVLPGDAEIERGTSLLVVARFNGAVPPEAKLVVDDAPAQSAPRAMTRSLDDPTFAGRVESVDADLSYHVEFGAERTSSYRVRVFENPELTRTDAKLVYPGYTSLEPKLAEDVRHVTAVEGTELTLLFRLNKEVASASLVDEQGVETALATTDEAAPAYRASFRLADTHRYKVQLVDREGRRNKLSAEIAVNVTRNRPPAIVMNLPGHDVRVSPVEELRLKAQVDDDFGVIRQGVNFSLAGQEPQDVVIANADPKQAKKTSLEHMIAFESLKAVPDQLVTYFVWAEDVGPDGATRRTDGDMYFAEVRHFEEIFRQGEQPSSASQEQQGGGNAQQADQLAELQKQIVNGTWKVVRRETGARPTDKLVDDAKTLEDSQKSAVEQATALGEKLQDADSKASLAKAVGSMNEAARLLGEAAAANAPTTLKPALAAEQAAYQALLKLRAREFEVVRNNARQQQRGGQAGGSPSQRQLNQLELTNDENRFEEQSRAKEEQLSQKEQEQRETRQVVSRLRELAQRQADLNDRLKELQSALEAAKDEPAKKEIERQLKRLREQQQQILRDSDELQERMENEQNRERMADSRQQVEQGREHVRQASEALEEGRLSQALTEGSRAGRKLDEVREDLRKQSSNQFSEELTGMRQQAKLLDEAQDRATEQLDAWKNRAERTLRDPDDRKAITEGLERQRQDLDKLVDQMKRTVQEAEETEPLLAKNLFDAARKADEQAIPDAIKETERLAEFGIPEEAVKSSQRAGQGIDQLREGVDHAARSVLGDETAALRRAQGEVQDLANQLNREIAQATGDDRNPANRPQGEQEQQGQQGQQQGEQGEQEQQGQQGQQGQQGQQGQGQQGQQGEQGQGQQQGQQGQQGQQGQRGRQGGGQGGGPSDGDRLLDGLARGPGGPGGPIQGEGFRQWSDRMREVEELLDDPGLRAEAARIRDRVRGAREEFKRHAKEPDWTQLKSMVADPIRELHTRIAEEVRRRESPDSLVPIDRDPVPPRYAEGVRRYYERLGSGR
- a CDS encoding glutamine amidotransferase is translated as MTERTLILGAPEWWTAAASLTALAFGLIAWSYARGRAKPAVRIACAALKALAVSALALILLEPLLSGSRPRRGANAFAVVADDSQSLQIRDGGESQTRGDWVRGRLGPDAAWKTRLGQDFDVRNYVFDSHLRAVDGFDALAFDGSGSSLGTSLSALTKRFRGLPLAGVLLFTDGCRTDVGDLDWSSLPPIYPVVPPSPGVARDIGVREVSVSQTNFESAPVVLRAEVAAVGFAGQSIVATVVDETGAEIQRQEAKSESDAKPLSFRFQFRPVRKGVSFYTVRAFPASEEAKVKDGAKPTAAVESSEQTLANNGRLVVVDQGSAAFRVLYVGGRPNWEFKFLRRALHDDEQIDLVGLLRIARRQPKFDFQSARSKRDANPFFDGFDNPDAETAEAADQAVLVRLGTQDEVELRDGFPKTADELYRYHAIILDDLEAGFFTPDQLALLRNFVSFRGGGLLMLGGPDSFADGKYDRTPVGDLMPVYLTGRAEAEASDVGAHRLALTREGWLQPWVRTRKTEEEERKRLEGMPAFETLSRVGRIKPGAVTLAEARGADGELAPALVAQTFGKGHVAALLIGDLWRWGMRKKDSEESDLERSWRQTARWLVSDVPSRVEVSARPKPESSAPAVELSVRVRDPEYRPLDDAKVAVKITLPGGDALTLDAAADGREPGLYATTYVPKQPGAYRAVATATAVDGSTVGEREAGWAAQPAADEFARLAPDRAFLLTLAAKTGGEVIEGASLDSFVAGLPTRGAPITERWTSPLWDHPLYFLFAVVCLTAEWGLRRVNGLA